A genomic window from Trueperella bialowiezensis includes:
- a CDS encoding MFS transporter, translating into MSDVKDYQGTKSDLLALVLAVLTFWLFGQSMLNVGLTVGNDLGMAPGLTNLAVSMGSLVCGMLIVMWGSLGDSHGRLKMLRLGSVLNIIGCLLMVFAAGALGGWMVLLGRVLHGLAGGAITPAALALVNSYWHGDKRARAISYVSMGTFGGMALSSIVGGLIAGSPLTWRGIFAISAVFSVLAILMLRNTPDVAPLANSGKKLDVVGILSLAVAMLSLQLFITQGPSLGWTSPATIGLAAVLVVALIVFIHNGRTAADPLINFAVFKNRTFTGAIVANFLITTTAGMITIALWVMQGSGQGYDATRASYLTIGYAICVLAFITTGERMMKTLGFRIPMLTGAILVAISVLMLMFTNLMVEQYVVVAIIAFSLYGVGLALFATPTTTAALNSLPQDIVGAGSGILKMASSLGSAIGLAIASTVFTMFSQRGSGSEIVGRIIEYTGEQSNVAVREAGTISLSTLLVGAIIAIIAIWFLIPSRKQQFSTDS; encoded by the coding sequence ATGTCTGATGTAAAGGACTATCAAGGCACTAAGTCAGACCTGCTCGCTCTTGTTCTCGCAGTTCTCACATTTTGGCTTTTCGGTCAATCGATGCTCAACGTTGGGCTCACGGTTGGCAATGATCTCGGCATGGCCCCAGGCCTGACCAATCTCGCCGTATCCATGGGCTCGCTCGTGTGCGGCATGTTGATCGTCATGTGGGGTTCGCTTGGCGATTCCCACGGGCGTCTCAAGATGCTTCGCCTGGGCTCGGTTCTCAACATTATTGGCTGTTTGCTCATGGTGTTCGCAGCCGGCGCGCTTGGCGGCTGGATGGTTCTCCTCGGCCGCGTCCTGCATGGGCTCGCCGGTGGTGCGATCACTCCGGCGGCGCTCGCGCTCGTGAATTCCTACTGGCATGGAGACAAGCGGGCACGTGCGATTTCCTACGTGTCGATGGGTACGTTCGGCGGTATGGCGCTGTCGTCGATCGTGGGCGGCCTCATCGCGGGCAGCCCGCTCACGTGGCGCGGTATTTTCGCGATCTCTGCCGTCTTCTCTGTGTTGGCCATCCTCATGTTGCGCAACACTCCCGACGTCGCACCGCTTGCCAACTCGGGCAAGAAACTCGACGTCGTCGGCATTCTTTCTCTTGCCGTGGCCATGCTGTCCCTACAACTGTTCATCACCCAAGGTCCAAGCTTGGGTTGGACGTCGCCTGCCACCATCGGGCTTGCCGCGGTGCTCGTCGTCGCTCTGATCGTGTTCATTCACAACGGGCGTACCGCCGCCGATCCGCTCATCAACTTTGCAGTGTTCAAGAATCGTACGTTCACCGGCGCCATCGTGGCTAACTTCTTGATCACGACGACAGCCGGCATGATCACGATCGCCCTGTGGGTGATGCAAGGCTCCGGCCAGGGTTACGACGCCACTCGGGCATCCTACTTGACGATCGGCTACGCGATCTGCGTGCTCGCCTTCATCACCACGGGTGAACGCATGATGAAAACGCTCGGCTTCCGCATTCCGATGCTGACCGGCGCTATACTTGTGGCGATCTCGGTTCTCATGCTCATGTTCACCAACTTGATGGTTGAACAGTACGTCGTTGTTGCGATCATTGCGTTCTCGCTGTACGGCGTTGGTTTGGCACTGTTTGCTACCCCGACGACGACCGCCGCCCTCAACTCGCTCCCCCAAGATATCGTTGGTGCGGGCTCGGGTATTTTGAAGATGGCCTCCTCGCTCGGCTCGGCCATCGGCCTTGCGATCGCGTCCACGGTGTTCACCATGTTCTCCCAGCGCGGTAGCGGTTCGGAGATCGTGGGCCGGATTATCGAGTACACGGGCGAACAGTCGAACGTGGCCGTTCGTGAGGCAGGAACGATCTCGCTATCGACCCTGCTGGTCGGCGCGATCATCGCAATCATCGCGATCTGGTTTCTCATTCCATCGCGCAAACAGCAGTTTTCCACGGACTCGTAA